One genomic window of Paenibacillus xylanilyticus includes the following:
- a CDS encoding glycoside hydrolase family 3 C-terminal domain-containing protein, translating into MKEYEQYPMWDAGLPLEQRLDDLIKRLTIEEKISLIPTREAAVPRLGIPAYNVGGEAAHGVAWKGEATVFPQPLGLSSTWNTALMHEIGSVIGDEARAYHHREPERHGLTLWAPTVDLERDPRWGRTEEGYGEDPLLTGEMSAALVQGMQGNHSFYLKMVATLKHFFANNNEKDRLNCSSSIDPRNLREYYLKAFETPFVEGGALSMMTAYNSINGTPAIESPFVNDVVKGEWAMPGFIVCDGGDLSQTVNYHGYHATHAESAAGALKAGVDCLTDEVDLVVAALQEALDRDLLKEEDLDRAIRNIFGVRMRLGQLDRSGLNPYASIPESVLCAPEHAKLSYRAALESIVLLKNDGVLPSKPDALRKVSVIGPLADAVFTDWYSGTLPYRITILDGLRNRLTDAEILYEDGNDRISLQTQEGQVVSIGEEGTAVAVPEGSAEKAVFIHQDWGWGSHTLRSVTNNRYITLTEQGKYQAIAPEIGGWFVKEVVQFDPEIDNSSLLRTWNGLPIGLAEHQGKHVLAPVADSSEGGAAASKANELVIGAKEPVRLVKHVESDGIKRAAASAKASDLSVVVVGNSPYINGKEEIDRPGLTLPSEQVRLVKEVCKANPNTVVVIVGSYPFALQELKDIAPAIVYLTHAGQELGHAVADVLLGTYAPAGRLNMTWYEDESQLPDIMDYDIINNGTTYMYHEGPVLYPFGHGLTYSPFEYDAIHAQRIKGVSGADILKVEVQVRNAGQVANDEVVQIYGRPQTSRVKRPLKQLIGFKRIHFTPGEVKTVSFEIPVQKLAFWDVTRDRYCVETATWTIMAGRSSEDIRQTVDMEIEGEVVPARQLDLPTFAENFDEYAGVLLDECLEGRSAVRAVIPGEPLYKDDQLSWIAFLNNGTQGAHTFEARVAAFGKGGELQIRSGGPDGALLGTCPVPMNGSESTPGQARSDIQWTTVKCALQPEQELERLYIVFQGGAAIQQFRLKC; encoded by the coding sequence ATGAAGGAATATGAACAATACCCCATGTGGGATGCAGGTTTGCCACTCGAACAGAGACTCGATGATCTGATTAAACGTTTGACAATAGAAGAGAAGATCAGCCTGATTCCTACACGCGAAGCAGCTGTCCCGCGGCTGGGGATTCCTGCATACAACGTTGGAGGAGAAGCGGCCCATGGGGTGGCTTGGAAAGGGGAAGCGACCGTTTTTCCACAGCCTCTCGGACTCTCAAGCACATGGAATACAGCACTCATGCATGAAATAGGTTCAGTCATTGGGGATGAGGCCAGAGCCTACCACCATCGCGAACCTGAACGCCACGGCTTGACCCTGTGGGCACCCACCGTTGATCTGGAGCGTGACCCGCGTTGGGGAAGAACGGAAGAAGGGTATGGTGAAGACCCGTTACTCACAGGGGAGATGTCGGCAGCTCTTGTGCAGGGCATGCAGGGGAATCATTCATTTTATTTGAAAATGGTAGCTACGCTGAAACACTTTTTCGCCAACAATAACGAGAAGGACCGGCTGAATTGTTCATCCAGCATAGATCCGCGAAATTTGCGCGAGTACTATCTTAAGGCATTCGAGACACCGTTTGTTGAAGGTGGTGCCTTGTCCATGATGACAGCCTATAATTCCATCAACGGTACCCCTGCAATAGAAAGTCCATTTGTGAACGACGTGGTTAAGGGCGAATGGGCTATGCCCGGTTTTATCGTATGTGACGGAGGAGACCTCTCTCAAACCGTAAACTATCATGGATACCATGCGACGCATGCGGAATCTGCGGCAGGTGCCTTGAAGGCAGGTGTGGATTGTCTGACCGATGAAGTGGATCTAGTGGTAGCTGCATTGCAGGAGGCCCTTGATCGAGACTTGCTGAAGGAAGAGGATTTGGATCGGGCTATTCGCAACATTTTTGGTGTTCGTATGCGTCTTGGACAATTGGACCGCTCGGGTCTTAATCCATACGCGTCTATACCGGAGTCTGTCCTGTGTGCGCCGGAGCATGCCAAATTAAGTTATCGAGCTGCGTTAGAGTCCATAGTATTGTTAAAAAACGACGGGGTGCTCCCATCTAAGCCGGATGCACTTCGCAAGGTGAGCGTCATTGGACCTCTCGCGGATGCCGTATTCACCGATTGGTATAGCGGTACGCTGCCCTATCGGATTACCATATTAGATGGTTTACGGAACCGATTGACTGATGCTGAGATCCTCTATGAAGACGGAAATGATCGTATCAGTCTCCAGACACAGGAAGGGCAGGTAGTATCCATCGGAGAGGAAGGAACTGCTGTAGCCGTTCCGGAAGGCAGTGCGGAGAAGGCTGTGTTCATTCATCAGGATTGGGGATGGGGAAGTCATACGCTGCGAAGCGTGACCAATAATCGCTATATTACATTAACCGAACAAGGCAAATATCAGGCGATTGCACCAGAGATCGGGGGATGGTTTGTTAAGGAAGTTGTGCAATTTGATCCAGAGATCGATAACAGCAGTTTATTGCGGACGTGGAATGGTCTTCCTATAGGACTTGCTGAACATCAGGGCAAGCATGTTTTGGCACCCGTTGCAGATTCATCAGAAGGTGGAGCGGCAGCATCGAAAGCAAATGAGTTGGTGATTGGAGCGAAGGAGCCAGTACGACTAGTGAAGCATGTTGAGAGTGATGGTATCAAGCGAGCAGCAGCTTCTGCAAAAGCCAGTGATCTATCTGTAGTCGTTGTTGGCAACAGTCCCTATATTAACGGCAAGGAAGAGATTGATCGGCCTGGTCTTACGCTCCCGTCTGAGCAGGTCCGTCTGGTCAAGGAGGTTTGCAAGGCCAATCCGAATACCGTAGTCGTCATTGTGGGTAGTTACCCATTTGCACTTCAGGAACTGAAGGACATAGCTCCAGCCATCGTATACTTGACCCATGCAGGACAAGAGCTTGGTCATGCGGTTGCGGATGTGCTGCTTGGCACCTATGCTCCGGCAGGCAGACTGAATATGACCTGGTATGAGGATGAGTCACAGCTTCCCGATATTATGGATTACGATATTATTAATAACGGTACGACATATATGTACCATGAGGGTCCGGTTTTGTATCCATTTGGTCATGGTTTAACTTATTCTCCATTCGAATATGATGCAATTCATGCTCAGCGGATTAAGGGAGTATCCGGAGCTGATATATTGAAAGTTGAAGTGCAGGTTCGAAATGCGGGACAGGTTGCAAATGATGAAGTAGTCCAGATCTATGGGCGTCCGCAGACATCCCGGGTAAAGCGGCCTTTGAAGCAATTAATTGGCTTTAAGCGGATCCATTTTACACCTGGCGAAGTGAAGACCGTATCCTTTGAAATTCCTGTTCAAAAGCTTGCCTTCTGGGATGTCACACGTGACCGATATTGCGTAGAGACAGCGACCTGGACCATCATGGCGGGACGCTCCTCGGAAGATATTCGCCAAACAGTCGATATGGAGATTGAAGGGGAGGTTGTACCTGCCCGTCAATTGGACTTGCCAACATTTGCAGAGAACTTTGATGAGTATGCAGGTGTGCTTCTGGACGAGTGCTTGGAAGGGCGGTCAGCCGTTCGGGCAGTTATTCCTGGAGAACCACTGTATAAGGACGATCAGCTGTCCTGGATTGCTTTCCTGAATAACGGAACACAAGGAGCACATACATTTGAAGCACGGGTAGCTGCTTTTGGAAAAGGTGGCGAGCTGCAGATACGTTCTGGAGGGCCAGATGGGGCGCTTCTTGGAACATGTCCCGTGCCTATGAATGGTTCTGAATCCACACCGGGCCAAGCACGCTCTGACATCCAGTGGACAACGGTCAAGTGTGCACTTCAACCTGAGCAGGAACTTGAGCGCTTATATATTGTGTTCCAAGGTGGCGCTGCCATTCAGCAGTTCAGATTAAAATGTTAA
- a CDS encoding MFS transporter has translation MKDKKWDLVALASIPVIMTLGNSMLIPILPQIERELKVSSFKVSMLITVYAVVAILLIPIAGYLSDRFGRKAVIIPSLIIAAAGGAVAGGAALMLNGSIAYWTILGGRLLQGIGAAGAFPIVIPLVGDMFDDEKQVSKSLGIIETSNTFGKVISPILGAALAVWLWYLPFMAIPVLCLLSLVLVIFLVKTPKKKEKPPTFSEFVSSVRKVLKEKGRWLYSLFAIGGICMFVIFGVLFYLSETLESEYQLKGVLKGLVLAIPLAALCLSSFLAGKWIGKSKVRMKWVGFTGLVILTGSLIIMGLWDNIYLVVGLFTLGSVGIGATLPCLDALITEGVDKAQRGTITALFSSMRFIGVSLGPPVVSLLLGTSHFVLFIVIAATGAVGGLLTLFAVKPEKGKQPSSGEAPDKLEQNAETHHVPRRVPVRRKKSPF, from the coding sequence ATGAAAGATAAAAAGTGGGACCTCGTCGCACTTGCTTCCATCCCGGTGATTATGACGTTGGGTAACTCCATGCTGATTCCGATCCTCCCGCAAATTGAGCGTGAACTGAAAGTTTCGTCTTTCAAGGTCAGCATGCTTATCACGGTATACGCAGTGGTTGCCATACTGCTTATTCCGATTGCAGGGTATCTGTCTGATCGGTTTGGACGTAAAGCGGTCATCATCCCCAGCCTTATCATTGCAGCAGCAGGGGGTGCGGTAGCAGGCGGAGCTGCATTAATGCTGAACGGAAGCATAGCGTATTGGACCATCCTTGGCGGAAGGCTTCTGCAAGGAATAGGCGCCGCTGGTGCTTTTCCCATCGTCATACCACTTGTTGGTGACATGTTTGACGACGAAAAGCAGGTCAGCAAAAGTTTGGGTATTATCGAAACATCCAATACGTTCGGTAAAGTCATAAGTCCCATCTTGGGTGCTGCGCTGGCCGTGTGGCTGTGGTACCTGCCGTTTATGGCCATACCGGTGCTCTGTTTGCTTTCCCTGGTACTCGTTATTTTTCTGGTAAAAACGCCGAAGAAAAAAGAGAAGCCACCGACCTTCTCGGAGTTTGTCTCATCTGTTCGTAAAGTGCTCAAAGAAAAAGGCCGCTGGTTATATTCACTTTTTGCCATCGGTGGAATTTGCATGTTTGTTATTTTTGGCGTGCTGTTTTATTTGTCGGAGACGCTGGAGTCTGAGTACCAGCTGAAAGGCGTTCTGAAAGGTCTGGTGCTTGCGATTCCGCTGGCGGCTCTGTGCTTGTCTTCTTTCCTCGCAGGTAAATGGATTGGAAAGAGCAAGGTTCGCATGAAGTGGGTGGGTTTTACGGGACTTGTGATTCTGACCGGATCTTTGATCATTATGGGGCTCTGGGATAACATCTATCTGGTGGTGGGATTGTTCACTCTGGGTAGTGTAGGGATTGGTGCCACGCTTCCATGTCTAGATGCACTCATTACTGAAGGCGTTGACAAAGCGCAGCGCGGTACGATTACAGCCTTGTTCAGCAGTATGCGCTTTATTGGCGTTTCTTTGGGGCCACCGGTCGTATCCCTTCTCCTAGGTACTTCGCATTTTGTTCTTTTTATTGTAATCGCAGCTACCGGAGCGGTAGGTGGCCTGCTCACATTATTTGCGGTTAAGCCTGAAAAAGGGAAACAGCCCAGCTCGGGGGAAGCCCCTGACAAGTTGGAACAGAATGCGGAGACACATCATGTACCTAGACGAGTACCCGTTAGGCGAAAGAAAAGTCCATTTTAA
- a CDS encoding MFS transporter, which produces MKDRSTQVKLWTTDFILLMLCNFLLFLQLHMIVSPLPSYVQERFHANAFEVSLFTCLFALSAIAARLYSAKALEKGLRNAMIYIGLSVALLATLGYYFAAGIAVLLLLRMIFGVGFGMSSTAFPTMASDIIPVKRMGEGMGYFGLSTSLAMSMGPIIGVTLLQGSGFVTLMLCTAAVIVVIYPLSFSLTRKKAARSQAAPQTSAGATANVSRTKEKIPFNRKLILPSVLNCLLSITYGGLVGFIVLYGKEANLANPALFFLFNALAVLLVRPFAGRLYDSKGPKALLIPGAIFVAIGLTILSFATSMPILFVAAFIYGIGYGSMQSSLQTWMIQIVAPTQRGMANGMFLNTLDLGIATGALLLGAVASMTSYTDMYRYSVIFMIVFLLIYLIQGKRSGTFAVTVHPLLAHTHISGTNSDSKESNSTTSAEK; this is translated from the coding sequence ATGAAAGACCGTTCTACACAGGTTAAACTTTGGACTACCGATTTTATTTTGCTCATGCTCTGTAACTTCCTGCTTTTCCTACAGCTGCATATGATTGTTTCTCCTCTTCCTTCCTACGTACAGGAACGATTCCACGCGAATGCATTTGAAGTCAGCTTATTCACCTGTCTGTTTGCGCTTAGTGCAATTGCAGCACGCCTATACTCAGCCAAAGCACTCGAAAAAGGCCTTCGCAATGCCATGATCTACATCGGCCTGTCCGTAGCCCTTCTTGCTACACTCGGGTATTATTTTGCTGCCGGCATAGCTGTCCTGCTGCTGCTGCGCATGATTTTTGGTGTTGGTTTCGGAATGAGCAGTACCGCGTTCCCAACCATGGCCTCTGACATTATTCCGGTTAAACGTATGGGAGAAGGTATGGGCTACTTCGGGTTATCTACCAGTCTTGCCATGTCCATGGGTCCCATTATCGGGGTTACGCTGCTGCAGGGTTCAGGATTCGTGACACTTATGCTGTGTACAGCAGCCGTGATCGTGGTCATCTATCCACTCAGTTTTTCGTTAACACGTAAGAAGGCTGCACGTTCACAAGCAGCACCTCAAACTTCAGCTGGGGCTACAGCGAATGTTTCCAGAACGAAGGAGAAAATTCCTTTTAATCGAAAATTGATCCTGCCCAGTGTGCTGAACTGTTTGTTATCCATCACCTATGGTGGACTTGTCGGATTCATTGTGTTATATGGCAAAGAGGCCAACCTGGCCAACCCTGCTTTATTTTTCTTGTTCAACGCGTTAGCTGTACTGCTAGTCAGACCATTTGCAGGCAGATTGTATGACAGCAAGGGACCCAAAGCGCTGCTTATTCCTGGAGCGATTTTTGTAGCGATCGGACTGACTATCCTCTCTTTTGCAACGTCCATGCCGATTTTATTTGTCGCAGCATTCATTTATGGCATTGGGTATGGTTCCATGCAATCGTCACTGCAGACCTGGATGATTCAGATTGTAGCTCCAACCCAGCGCGGGATGGCAAATGGCATGTTCTTGAATACACTTGATTTGGGGATTGCTACGGGTGCTCTGCTGCTTGGTGCGGTCGCCTCCATGACAAGCTACACCGACATGTACCGGTATTCTGTCATCTTCATGATTGTGTTCTTGCTAATCTATCTTATCCAAGGTAAACGAAGCGGAACTTTCGCAGTCACCGTCCATCCGTTACTTGCCCATACCCATATATCGGGCACGAATTCTGACTCCAAAGAGTCAAATTCAACGACATCTGCTGAAAAATAA
- a CDS encoding MarR family winged helix-turn-helix transcriptional regulator, with the protein MDYSLEQSVGFMLGFTYRKAAALLATRFKPYDITTEQFSVLFNIDKGEGVNQKEVASRVLKDQPTTARIIDLLEKKGWVERRTSEQDRRAYLLYLTAEGKALIDILVPIEREMNKELAEGIPEDQMEAFKHTLSLINRNL; encoded by the coding sequence ATGGACTATTCGCTAGAACAATCTGTCGGATTTATGCTGGGCTTCACATATCGCAAAGCCGCTGCTTTACTTGCGACCCGTTTTAAACCTTATGATATAACAACCGAGCAATTCTCTGTTCTGTTCAATATCGATAAGGGAGAAGGCGTGAACCAAAAGGAAGTGGCGAGTCGCGTTTTGAAGGATCAACCCACCACTGCACGCATTATTGATCTACTCGAGAAAAAGGGATGGGTTGAACGTCGGACCAGTGAACAGGATCGCAGAGCTTATCTCCTCTATCTGACTGCGGAAGGAAAAGCGTTGATCGATATTCTGGTTCCCATTGAAAGAGAAATGAATAAAGAACTTGCTGAAGGTATACCTGAAGACCAGATGGAAGCATTTAAACATACTCTTTCCCTCATCAATCGCAACTTGTAA
- the fucU gene encoding L-fucose mutarotase, with protein sequence MLKNIPAIISPELLKIMSEMGHGDELVLADGNFPAASHARRLIRCDGLGTVELLEAILRLYPLDTYAERPAAVMQVVKGDQVVPIIWEDYRRLILEHEGITDAFDQEERFSFYERASRAYAIVATGERAQYANLILKKGVIFPDVSPDLQTQRVELK encoded by the coding sequence ATGCTGAAAAACATTCCTGCAATAATTTCTCCAGAGCTGCTTAAGATTATGTCCGAGATGGGGCATGGAGACGAATTGGTGCTTGCTGATGGCAATTTCCCTGCAGCCAGCCATGCCAGGCGTCTTATCCGTTGTGATGGGCTGGGAACCGTAGAATTACTGGAGGCCATTTTGAGGTTGTATCCACTTGATACGTATGCAGAACGGCCTGCAGCCGTCATGCAGGTAGTCAAGGGAGATCAGGTTGTTCCGATCATATGGGAGGATTACCGCAGGCTGATCTTGGAGCATGAAGGCATCACAGACGCCTTCGATCAAGAAGAGCGATTTTCGTTCTATGAGAGGGCTTCCCGTGCCTATGCCATCGTTGCTACCGGTGAACGTGCCCAGTATGCCAATCTCATCTTGAAAAAAGGGGTCATTTTCCCTGATGTAAGTCCTGATCTGCAAACTCAACGTGTGGAATTAAAGTGA
- a CDS encoding GerAB/ArcD/ProY family transporter has protein sequence MNHLTAGQAYRFMFVYLYSEPVAFLLQRLFKMSGYQGWLSTIGGFTISLIFLLSTYKLGSLHPDKPWISFGDRIVGKYVHQIYVGLIAMLCIYLLSIDVENFLVFLQSMYLPETPIWLTAGITVLCVCLSARSGLITIVFMSEGIFVVQLITSTLLIPTVGGGGNPGILMSMLTHHDPSEILFGSLSTMPWFSEWMLFLFLAPAIMFQRPLLKSMFFAGATVVVFIILFWMFTIMNFGPYVAASLRYPLLEMIRFARYGDFLDNLDPVLIAIWSTTMFTRSSFLLYVASVCLSKLFRVERQKSFVYLLGGTAAAMVLQYAKDAASYELAIRSYAVPAYTVLIESMPIVYVAVHWLRGLKIKKANTA, from the coding sequence ATGAACCATCTCACTGCCGGACAAGCCTATCGCTTCATGTTTGTTTACCTGTATTCAGAGCCTGTCGCCTTTCTCTTACAACGATTATTTAAAATGAGCGGGTATCAGGGCTGGCTGTCCACCATTGGCGGATTCACCATTAGCCTGATCTTCCTTCTGTCTACTTACAAGCTGGGCTCACTTCATCCGGATAAGCCCTGGATTTCATTTGGAGACAGAATTGTCGGAAAATATGTGCATCAAATTTATGTTGGGCTGATCGCCATGCTGTGTATTTACTTGCTATCTATCGATGTGGAAAACTTTCTTGTGTTTCTTCAATCGATGTATCTTCCCGAAACCCCGATATGGTTAACGGCAGGCATAACCGTTTTGTGTGTTTGTCTGTCCGCTCGTTCCGGATTAATCACGATTGTGTTTATGTCAGAAGGTATTTTTGTCGTACAGCTCATCACCTCTACCCTTCTGATACCGACTGTGGGAGGCGGTGGCAATCCGGGGATATTAATGTCTATGCTGACCCATCACGACCCGTCCGAAATCCTGTTCGGCTCCCTCTCAACCATGCCGTGGTTTTCAGAGTGGATGTTGTTCCTGTTTCTTGCACCTGCAATCATGTTCCAGAGGCCTCTGCTCAAGAGTATGTTTTTCGCCGGGGCTACAGTCGTTGTGTTCATCATTCTCTTTTGGATGTTCACAATCATGAATTTTGGGCCATATGTGGCTGCAAGCCTGCGGTATCCTTTGCTGGAGATGATCCGATTCGCCCGCTATGGAGACTTTCTGGATAATCTGGACCCTGTCTTGATTGCCATCTGGTCTACGACCATGTTCACCCGCAGCTCTTTTCTACTGTATGTCGCCTCGGTATGTCTTTCCAAATTGTTTCGCGTTGAACGACAGAAATCCTTTGTTTATTTGCTTGGTGGAACAGCCGCAGCCATGGTGCTTCAATATGCAAAAGACGCAGCCTCCTATGAACTCGCTATTCGTTCCTATGCAGTACCTGCGTATACCGTACTCATTGAATCGATGCCCATCGTGTATGTGGCTGTACACTGGCTTCGTGGCCTAAAAATCAAAAAGGCGAACACAGCGTAA
- a CDS encoding Ger(x)C family spore germination protein, giving the protein MSACNRFVKSGLVLLCFFLCTGCWSKVEINERTFITAMYIDKGEKPGDIELTLSMPLPNRLAPEGGGSSKSPYAIVSANAPTIADALERIQTDLTRKISWGHTRVVVFGEAYAKEGIQDTLAWIAREPLFHLSSYIMVAKGKAKDVSDLTPVFEETPSDVLREFSTEENLLKTQVLNVFAADKMNQGFASPILTAQQRHMASEEGELKKWVSQSGGALFKQMKMVASLSDDEARAVAWAERTLDSLSISVKTKKEKASMTIYDMHSDVHVRLERGEPIFDIKLNGKAELNSVIPVLKAKDIVAVRDIEQAASEKVSAHLRNAIQTGKNQGADILRLGYRLEWRYPEMWKKLRPKWITYVKNDLQYKVTTDINIQFVGSESSF; this is encoded by the coding sequence ATGAGTGCCTGCAACAGGTTTGTTAAAAGTGGACTAGTATTACTTTGCTTCTTCCTTTGCACCGGATGCTGGTCCAAAGTAGAGATCAACGAGAGAACCTTCATTACAGCCATGTACATCGACAAAGGCGAGAAACCAGGCGATATTGAGTTAACGCTCAGCATGCCCCTCCCCAATCGGCTTGCACCCGAAGGCGGCGGATCAAGCAAATCACCTTATGCCATCGTTTCTGCCAACGCACCGACGATAGCAGATGCACTGGAGAGAATACAGACCGATTTAACACGCAAAATCTCTTGGGGACATACACGGGTAGTCGTATTTGGCGAGGCCTATGCCAAGGAAGGCATTCAGGATACGCTGGCATGGATAGCACGTGAACCCCTCTTTCATCTAAGCAGCTACATCATGGTTGCCAAAGGCAAAGCCAAGGATGTCTCCGACCTTACGCCTGTGTTTGAAGAAACACCCAGTGACGTGCTGCGTGAATTTTCCACAGAAGAAAACCTGTTAAAGACTCAGGTGCTTAACGTCTTCGCTGCAGATAAAATGAATCAGGGATTTGCATCCCCGATCCTGACTGCCCAGCAACGTCATATGGCAAGTGAAGAAGGCGAGTTAAAAAAGTGGGTAAGCCAATCTGGCGGTGCACTGTTCAAACAAATGAAAATGGTTGCCTCGCTCTCTGACGATGAAGCACGTGCGGTTGCCTGGGCAGAGCGAACCCTCGACTCCTTGAGCATATCCGTCAAAACAAAAAAAGAAAAAGCAAGCATGACGATCTATGACATGCATTCGGATGTTCACGTTCGATTGGAACGAGGCGAGCCGATTTTTGACATTAAACTGAACGGGAAGGCAGAACTCAATTCGGTCATTCCTGTGCTTAAAGCAAAAGATATCGTGGCAGTGAGGGATATTGAGCAGGCTGCCAGCGAAAAGGTAAGTGCTCATCTGAGAAATGCAATCCAGACTGGAAAGAACCAAGGGGCTGATATTTTGAGGCTCGGATACAGATTGGAATGGAGGTATCCCGAAATGTGGAAAAAACTCCGGCCCAAGTGGATCACTTATGTAAAGAACGATTTGCAGTACAAGGTCACTACTGACATCAATATTCAATTTGTAGGATCGGAGTCCAGCTTCTAA
- a CDS encoding spore germination protein, translated as MDTETILGQLKRRLTGISDIVYQPLQIGPVGGFLIYIQSIVDTVTMREAIIKPLLEKVSHHEVEPLFLSHVISGEFFSLESNRSDSVEQLVDDIVSGKAALYLEGLSGMLSFSIQDYQKRSVPESTNEVVIVGPQEAFIEDINVNMSLLRHKIKHPDFKLVKFTIGKYTKTEVYVVYIEGLCKTDILENVLNSLGEIDMDSSLGVSYLSEFLEEHPLSPFPQYQYTERPDTVAAALVEGRIGVMQDGTPFSLLLPVTFFSLMQSSEDYYQRFHSASFIRIIRLLFSLIAFLLPSIYVAVTTFHPEIIPTNLLITIAAARENIPFPALVEAIIMEITFEGLREAGIRIPKPLGQTVSIIGGIVIGQAAVQAGIVSAPLVIVVSITGIAAFIIPHFELGLAFRLLRFPVLLMGGTLGLFGVVISIYLIYWYMVNLRSFGVPYMQPFAPLVLRDFKDTFVRVPWFRMKKRTKAYAADNETRQKTP; from the coding sequence ATGGACACGGAGACAATTCTCGGACAGCTCAAACGGCGCCTTACCGGCATCTCCGATATCGTCTATCAACCTTTACAGATAGGCCCGGTGGGCGGTTTTCTCATTTATATTCAGTCCATCGTAGATACAGTGACCATGCGAGAAGCCATTATCAAACCGCTGCTCGAAAAGGTTTCTCATCATGAAGTGGAGCCTCTCTTTTTATCACATGTCATCAGCGGCGAGTTTTTCTCACTGGAATCCAACCGTTCCGATTCCGTGGAGCAGCTGGTGGACGACATTGTTTCGGGTAAAGCAGCCTTGTATCTGGAGGGCTTGTCAGGCATGCTTTCCTTTTCCATACAAGATTATCAAAAACGCTCTGTTCCAGAATCCACAAATGAGGTTGTCATCGTCGGTCCTCAAGAAGCCTTTATAGAGGATATCAACGTAAATATGTCGCTGCTTCGACACAAAATCAAACATCCTGACTTCAAATTAGTCAAGTTCACCATCGGCAAATATACCAAAACAGAAGTTTATGTCGTATACATCGAAGGACTTTGCAAAACGGATATTCTTGAAAATGTGTTGAACAGCCTTGGCGAAATTGACATGGACAGCAGTTTGGGAGTTAGCTATCTGTCCGAGTTTCTGGAGGAGCATCCCCTCTCTCCTTTTCCGCAATATCAGTACACGGAGAGGCCGGATACCGTCGCTGCAGCTTTGGTGGAGGGGCGCATTGGAGTGATGCAGGACGGGACACCCTTCTCACTGCTGCTTCCAGTTACCTTCTTTTCCTTGATGCAGTCTTCGGAAGATTACTACCAGCGCTTTCATTCTGCTTCGTTCATTCGGATCATCCGGCTGCTTTTTTCGTTAATCGCCTTTTTGCTGCCTTCCATTTATGTGGCCGTGACGACCTTTCACCCGGAAATCATACCGACCAACCTGCTGATCACTATTGCTGCCGCAAGGGAGAACATCCCTTTTCCAGCTTTAGTTGAAGCAATCATCATGGAAATCACCTTCGAAGGATTGCGTGAAGCAGGCATACGGATTCCCAAACCTTTAGGCCAGACCGTATCTATTATCGGAGGAATCGTTATTGGACAAGCTGCCGTACAAGCGGGTATCGTCTCTGCTCCGCTGGTCATCGTTGTATCCATTACAGGCATTGCCGCGTTCATTATCCCGCACTTCGAGCTGGGCCTAGCTTTTCGGCTGCTTCGTTTTCCGGTTCTGCTCATGGGTGGAACGTTAGGATTATTCGGTGTGGTCATTTCCATCTATCTGATTTACTGGTATATGGTAAACCTGCGTTCCTTTGGTGTTCCTTACATGCAGCCGTTTGCCCCACTGGTGCTTCGGGATTTCAAAGATACCTTTGTACGGGTTCCATGGTTTCGGATGAAAAAAAGAACCAAAGCCTACGCTGCGGATAATGAAACGAGGCAAAAGACACCATGA
- a CDS encoding GNAT family N-acetyltransferase: MEYRVRRAGLDDAQEIGELFNQYRMFYNQVSDTERAIKFIQERLSKDESVIWMAESDTKTEPGSGTIAGFVLLYPSFSSVSMGSIWVLNDLFVHRDHRKQGIARKLMQAAQTFASETGAIRITLSTAINNIQAQALYESEGYAKDDHFLYYERNV; the protein is encoded by the coding sequence ATGGAGTACCGAGTTAGACGGGCAGGGCTTGATGACGCCCAGGAGATAGGTGAATTATTTAACCAGTACAGAATGTTTTATAACCAGGTTTCTGATACGGAGAGGGCCATAAAGTTTATTCAGGAGCGGTTGAGCAAGGATGAATCTGTTATTTGGATGGCAGAATCGGATACCAAAACGGAACCTGGTTCAGGGACCATAGCCGGGTTTGTTCTGTTATATCCAAGCTTCAGTTCAGTGTCCATGGGGTCCATATGGGTGTTAAACGATTTATTTGTACATAGGGATCACCGCAAGCAAGGTATAGCTCGCAAGTTGATGCAGGCTGCACAAACCTTCGCCAGCGAGACAGGGGCGATTCGAATAACCTTATCCACAGCGATTAACAATATACAGGCACAGGCTTTATATGAATCAGAGGGGTATGCGAAAGATGACCACTTCCTGTATTATGAACGTAATGTGTGA